TCCGTTGATGGAGTATTTTGTCACAAGTTCTTTGGCAAAATTAAGATTACCGGGAGGCGTCATTAAAAATAAACGACCGCCTTTCTGGCTCACCAACATACTTAACAGACGAAGTTTTGAAACAATTTTGTCCGGGCTGTCTCCCTTAAGAATAATTTCAAAGTAAGATTGCTCCAAAAGTTGTTTTCCCGTAACATCGGGAATAAATCGTTCATCATCATTTTGACGCTCATACGCGATAGGGACCTCAAAACCTTCCATGTTGGCGCGGATTTGTTCATATCCTTTGCGTTTGACCCATTCAACTACGACGGGGATATACGATTGCTTGCTCACACTCATAATTTAAAAAAAATAAAAGTTTATGGTCTGCTGGAGGCAGGGCAGAATTTTTTCAGTTTCTGACATAACAACTGCAAACGTAAGGATAAGAAAACTAATTTATAGAATATGGACTCCACGACTTAAGACGGCGCAGTGTTTGCGAACGATAATGTTATCGTTGACCGAATGGTTTGGCTACTACGGCAAGGAAGCCTCTCAAAAGGTCTGACTGACGTAGAGGAGTTAAATGTAATGGCTTCTAAGGTGTTGGTTTTTAGAGTATAACATAAAATCGAGAGTTGCCTGATGCTGCGTAAGAATGAACAGCAACTTAAGGAAGCCTTGACACAAGAGTTGGTTTGTAAACGAAAACGATGCCTGTTTTCCGGGGGTAATGAGCAAAGGAAACAGTAAACGGACGATTAGTTATGCAAAATTACGCCAAAAAGTAGAATAACACTAAACAAAGGTTCGGGTTCCTGAATAATTCTCCCTAAATTCTTTCGGAGTACACCGGTGTTTTTTCTTAAATACCCGATTAAAGTAAGATAAATTGTTGAAACCGCACCGAAATGACACTTCTGCAATGGTAAGTGTAGTATCGATCAAAAGCCGGGAAGCATGTCCTAATCGGATGTCATTGAGGCTGTCGATAAATGTTTTGCCGGTCCTTTTTTTTATGAACCTGCTAAACCCCACTTCCGTCATATTGACTATTTTTGACATGTCTTCCAATGATATATTTTTATCGTAATTGGCCTTCATAAACTCAAAGGCTTTTTCGATGCGTCGGCTGTTGTACGTAAAATTTTCGTTAACAAAGGTTGAGCTCGTCAACGTCCGCATATTACGGCATATAGAAAGGTCGTGCAGGATTGAAATCAATTCTAATACGGAATCAAATCCGTTCTTTTGCTTGAGGGCAATTATTCGAGGTTTAATAAAAGCAATGGTTTCCGAAGAAAAGGAGATGCCGCGCGCCGCGCGCTCCAGCATGGTTCGAATAAAACACAACTGATTTCGACGGAGAAATTTCTCGTCAAACAGGTCACGGTGAAACTGAATGGTGATCTCATGAATGGTGCCTCCGGTAAATTCATTGGTAAACCAACCATGCGGAAGATTGGAGCCGACCAACACTAACTCCGCTTCCTGAATCACTTCAATGCTATCGCCTACGATCCGTTTAGCCCCTTTGGCATGCTCAATGAAATTCAGTTCAAACTCCTCATGATGGTGGAGGGGGAAATCAAACCGGTCTTTTACCCGAGCGAAAACCATAAAACAGTCATTGTCAGTAAGTGGGGTGATCTCGTGATAAATAATGCTCATTAAGTATACAAAAGGGATAAAACAGCCTTGGTATCAAATATGTCCCAAAATTACAACTATTCCTGAGGAAAAAATGACGGAAATTACTATATGTCTTGAGATTGCCCTTCAAATACGTGCCGAACCGGAGGTTTGTGAATTGTATTATTCATACTATGAAATTGAATATTATGATGGATATAAGCAAATGTTTATCAGCCCGAAGGATAATAAATGCACAAGATTATGGTAAAAAGGAAGGTATGTCCAAATCGTTTTCATATGGGCAGGAATCTTTTCATATATGTCAAAATTCTTTTCCCCAAAGTTTTTTATTATTAAAATGTACCAAAAAGGTATAAAAATTTGTTTTATTTGTCAAAAAGTATTCCAATACGAATATATTGAGACTGCTTTAGAAGTATACAATGTTATGAAAAATAAACCTTCGTTATATGAGCACGATTCATAATCCTAATGTTACATTCAAAGGTACTACGCTTACTCTCGATAAGGGGCTGGATGCAGAGTTCATTATAATGTCAGGGAAAATCTTATTACCTGCCGTTGAGGAGGGGTTTACCTGTTTATGGGAATCTTCAGAGCTGGTAAGAGTGTATCGTGCCCGGCAGATTACCCAAGCCAAAACCCAATTTCTTTCTTTTAGGGAAGAAAAAATTGAGATAGAACCCTTAAAAAAATACAGAACGGTTCGGTTGCTTAAGATTTCCATTTCGACGGAATGGCTGACAGAAAATAATCTCTCAGATTCGTTTTCACAAATCAAAAATCTGTATGATTTTGTTTCGTTGCCGTCTTTTTATGAGTCGTTGGATGCTCAGTTGCTGGGGCTTGTTCGAAATTCCGATCCCGCTCGTCTGAACAGTAACCTGCGATTGAAAAGTGCCCTTTTCAGCTATCTTAATTCTTACTTTGAAGTATTGAGAAGCCCTAAGGTCCTAAAAAATGACCGTCTTAAGATTGAGTGGGTTGTTAATAATTATATGCTTCAATTTGAGCAGCCCATTCCGACAATTACGGAACTCAGCGAACAGTTGAGCATGAGCGAAAGTAAGTTCAAGTACCTTTTTAAAGAAGCCTTTGGCATGCCGTTTTACCAGTATTATCAACAAAAACGTATGCAGCAGGCCGCTGAATGGTTAAAATCGGGTGAGTTGAATGTCACGGGCGTTTCTCAAAAACTCGGTTATAGCCACCCCATTAAATTTATCGGGCAATTCAAAAAATTATTTGGGGTTACGCCCCTTCGTTATGCCAAAGGGAAAGAATAAGGTTCATGTTTAGTATGAGCAGGCACCGGGATTTTGTATTTTTGTCAAAGAATTGTGGTGTTGCTATTTTATACTAATATGAATTTTCCCTCAAAATTAATAGAACAGGCGGTAGGTGAAGTGTCAAAGCTGCCGGGCATTGGTAAAAAAAGTGCTTTACGGATTGTACTTCACTTACTCAAACGTAGTGAAAACGAAACTCAGTCGTTGGCTGACGCGTTGGTGGCAGTCCGAACCCAAATTCAGTACTGTCGAAAATGTCATAATATTTCAGACAGTGAGCTGTGCAGCATCTGTTTAAGCCCCAAACGCGATGCCTCGGTGGTCTGTGTCGTACAGGATAGCCGTGATGTGCTGGCCATCGAAAACACCGGGCAGTATACCGGCCTTTATCACGTACTTGGAGGAATCATTTCACCCCTTGAGGGGGTCAGTCCCGGCGATTTAAAAATAGAATCTCTTCTGCAACGGCTTAAACATGCCCCTGAAGTCAGGGAAATTATACTGGCCCTCAGTCCGACGATGGAAGGTGATACAACTTCCTTTTATCTGCAAAAAAAGCTAAGGCCGTTTTCGTTGAAAATTTCAACTATTGCCCGCGGTATCCCCATCGGTGGGGATCTTGAATACGCCGATGAAATCACATTGGGTCGAAGTATAGTGAGTAGAATCAATTACGATTAGTATTTTCATCTCTAAAAGCCACCCTATTGGGCCTTCCTTCCTGTGGCACACAGGGAGAGGTGGGTTAAATAATGTCAGTTATGTCAGTAGAAACAGACTGTTGGTCGCTTATTTGACAAGATTTAATCCTATCCAGGCTTGCCAGAGTACCAGATGAAAAATTTTGCTCACTACACCGTCGAGGACTTTGCAGCCGAACCGCTGTTCATTCAGTGGGTGCAGCAA
Above is a window of Runella slithyformis DSM 19594 DNA encoding:
- the recR gene encoding recombination mediator RecR; the encoded protein is MNFPSKLIEQAVGEVSKLPGIGKKSALRIVLHLLKRSENETQSLADALVAVRTQIQYCRKCHNISDSELCSICLSPKRDASVVCVVQDSRDVLAIENTGQYTGLYHVLGGIISPLEGVSPGDLKIESLLQRLKHAPEVREIILALSPTMEGDTTSFYLQKKLRPFSLKISTIARGIPIGGDLEYADEITLGRSIVSRINYD
- a CDS encoding helix-turn-helix domain-containing protein, encoding MSTIHNPNVTFKGTTLTLDKGLDAEFIIMSGKILLPAVEEGFTCLWESSELVRVYRARQITQAKTQFLSFREEKIEIEPLKKYRTVRLLKISISTEWLTENNLSDSFSQIKNLYDFVSLPSFYESLDAQLLGLVRNSDPARLNSNLRLKSALFSYLNSYFEVLRSPKVLKNDRLKIEWVVNNYMLQFEQPIPTITELSEQLSMSESKFKYLFKEAFGMPFYQYYQQKRMQQAAEWLKSGELNVTGVSQKLGYSHPIKFIGQFKKLFGVTPLRYAKGKE
- a CDS encoding AraC family transcriptional regulator — translated: MSIIYHEITPLTDNDCFMVFARVKDRFDFPLHHHEEFELNFIEHAKGAKRIVGDSIEVIQEAELVLVGSNLPHGWFTNEFTGGTIHEITIQFHRDLFDEKFLRRNQLCFIRTMLERAARGISFSSETIAFIKPRIIALKQKNGFDSVLELISILHDLSICRNMRTLTSSTFVNENFTYNSRRIEKAFEFMKANYDKNISLEDMSKIVNMTEVGFSRFIKKRTGKTFIDSLNDIRLGHASRLLIDTTLTIAEVSFRCGFNNLSYFNRVFKKKHRCTPKEFRENYSGTRTFV